Proteins encoded within one genomic window of Sulfuricurvum sp.:
- a CDS encoding HD domain-containing phosphohydrolase: protein EAIHIFGRIVAFADVLDAISSTRAYKKGWPLNDIFAHIKSERGKHFDPKIVDLFFDNFSLFLDIKEKHDNII, encoded by the coding sequence GAGAAGCAATTCATATTTTTGGCCGTATCGTAGCATTTGCAGATGTACTCGATGCTATCAGTAGTACACGAGCTTATAAAAAAGGATGGCCACTAAATGATATATTTGCCCATATTAAATCTGAACGCGGAAAACATTTTGATCCAAAAATAGTCGATCTTTTTTTCGATAATTTCTCCCTCTTTTTGGACATCAAAGAAAAACACGATAATATCATTTAA